CCCAATGCACTGCATGGTGGTAAGAATGGTTTTCAAAGCAAACTCTGGAAAGCAGAACAACCGGATGAACATACCGTAGTGTTCACTTACGTTTCCCCTGATGGCGACGAAGGATTTCCCGGAAACCTGAACACTAAAGTAACCTACACTCTCACGGATAAGAACGAGCTGAAAATGGAATATGAGGCCACTACGGATAAAGCCACTGTTGTGAACCTCACCAACCATGCATTCTGGAACCTGAACGGCGAAGGAAGTGGCACCATCGATAGTCATCTGGTGCAGATCCACGCAGATGCCTATACGCCGGTTGACAGTACGTTGATCCCGCTTGGCAAGTCCGAGCCGGTAGCAGGAACGCCATTCGATTTCAATAAACCCACCACCATCGGGCAACGCATCAATGAGCCGCATGTGCAATTACTGATCGGAAAGGGATATGATCACAACTATGTATTGAACGGAACAGGTATGCGCGAAGTGGCCAATGCTCTGGGAGATAAAACCGGTATTTATATGCAGGTGTTCACAGAAGAGCCGGGACTTCAATTCTACTCCGGTAATTTCATG
This portion of the Pseudobacter ginsenosidimutans genome encodes:
- a CDS encoding aldose epimerase family protein, producing the protein MKLILTLIALSMMISCSQQPAVKKTITLRNKNQFEAVFIPEGARLISFTMPDKDGKPTGIVIGFDSAAQYAASTEPYFGATIGRYGNRIKGGRFAINGQDYQITINNGPNALHGGKNGFQSKLWKAEQPDEHTVVFTYVSPDGDEGFPGNLNTKVTYTLTDKNELKMEYEATTDKATVVNLTNHAFWNLNGEGSGTIDSHLVQIHADAYTPVDSTLIPLGKSEPVAGTPFDFNKPTTIGQRINEPHVQLLIGKGYDHNYVLNGTGMREVANALGDKTGIYMQVFTEEPGLQFYSGNFMQSKNQLRSGPDQFRTAFCFETQHFPDSPNQPGFPSTLLVPGKTYHTTSIYTFSVKK